A stretch of Tautonia rosea DNA encodes these proteins:
- the ctaD gene encoding cytochrome c oxidase subunit I, producing MGYLGADYTIKSWLLTTDHKRIGLLYMISITVFFLLGGAAATLLRLELMTPRGDVFGSPDDYNRSFTIHGVFMVFFFLIPGVPAVLGNFLIPLMIGARDLAFPRLNLMSWYIYMIGGLFTLYALVAGGVDTGWTFYTPYSTMFSNTQVIAAALGIFIVGFSSILTALNFIVTIHTMRAPGMTWLRLPLFIWAHYATSLIIVLGTPVLAITIILVAVERLFKVGIFDPAYGGDPLLFQHLFWFYSHPAVYIMILPSFGVISEIVTAFARKKIFGYSFMAGALLAIAVLGFLVWGHHMFVSSQSMYAGMIFSVLSFLVAVPSGIKVFNWTATLYKGSVSFKTPMLYALGFIGLFTIGGLTGLVLSTMATDVHVHDTYFVVAHFHYIMVGGMVMAYLGGLHFWWPKITGRMYSEFWGALSALTVFIGFNLTFFPQFLLGYIGMPRRYYEYPEEYQVLNVMSSAGASVLAVGYMMPLIYLMISLKVGKIAGPNPWAASGLEWETSSPPPTHNFLDTKIVTSGPYDYELQEFADMQREVQEQGIV from the coding sequence ATGGGCTATCTCGGAGCCGATTACACGATAAAGAGTTGGCTCCTGACCACCGACCATAAGCGGATCGGTCTGCTGTACATGATCTCGATCACGGTGTTCTTTCTTCTTGGTGGAGCAGCAGCAACGCTACTCCGTCTTGAACTGATGACACCGCGAGGCGACGTTTTTGGTTCGCCGGACGACTACAACCGTTCGTTTACCATTCACGGCGTGTTTATGGTCTTCTTCTTCTTGATCCCTGGTGTTCCAGCGGTCCTTGGGAACTTCTTGATTCCCTTGATGATTGGAGCCCGAGACCTGGCGTTCCCTCGGCTCAACTTGATGAGCTGGTATATCTACATGATTGGTGGCCTATTCACCCTGTATGCCCTTGTTGCAGGTGGGGTAGATACCGGGTGGACGTTCTACACGCCGTATTCGACCATGTTCTCGAACACCCAGGTGATTGCTGCGGCGCTGGGGATCTTCATCGTCGGATTCTCGTCGATTCTGACAGCGTTGAACTTCATCGTGACGATTCACACGATGAGAGCTCCGGGCATGACGTGGTTGCGTTTGCCGCTGTTCATCTGGGCCCATTACGCAACCAGCTTGATCATCGTCCTCGGAACACCGGTTCTTGCGATCACGATTATCCTGGTCGCTGTGGAACGGCTGTTTAAGGTTGGGATTTTTGATCCAGCATACGGGGGCGATCCGCTCCTGTTTCAGCATCTCTTCTGGTTCTACAGTCACCCGGCTGTATACATCATGATCTTGCCGAGTTTCGGAGTGATCAGCGAGATTGTGACAGCCTTTGCCCGCAAGAAGATCTTTGGCTACTCCTTCATGGCAGGTGCTCTTCTTGCCATTGCGGTGCTTGGTTTTCTGGTCTGGGGACATCACATGTTTGTCTCGAGCCAGTCCATGTACGCTGGAATGATCTTCTCGGTTTTGAGCTTTCTCGTCGCCGTTCCCTCAGGAATTAAGGTCTTTAATTGGACGGCAACTCTCTACAAGGGGTCGGTCTCGTTCAAGACCCCCATGCTCTATGCCCTGGGTTTCATCGGTTTGTTTACGATTGGAGGGCTAACCGGCTTGGTGCTCTCCACGATGGCGACCGATGTCCATGTGCATGACACCTACTTTGTCGTGGCACACTTCCACTACATTATGGTTGGTGGCATGGTGATGGCTTACCTCGGTGGCCTTCACTTCTGGTGGCCAAAGATCACCGGCCGCATGTACTCGGAATTCTGGGGAGCACTTTCTGCTCTCACAGTGTTCATCGGGTTCAACCTGACATTCTTCCCTCAGTTTTTGCTGGGATACATCGGGATGCCTCGACGTTATTACGAGTATCCCGAAGAGTATCAGGTGCTCAACGTGATGTCGTCAGCCGGCGCGTCCGTATTGGCGGTTGGCTACATGATGCCCCTGATCTATTTGATGATCTCCTTGAAGGTCGGTAAGATCGCAGGCCCCAATCCCTGGGCCGCGTCTGGGCTTGAGTGGGAGACGTCGAGTCCCCCTCCTACCCACAATTTCCTGGATACCAAGATCGTGACCAGCGGTCCCTACGACTACGAGTTGCAGGAATTCGCTGACATGCAACGCGAAGTGCAGGAGCAAGGCATTGTCTAG
- a CDS encoding TAT-variant-translocated molybdopterin oxidoreductase: MRESQHAPKRTPLNLARLRTQLEGATGPRYWRGLEQLTETDEFLSYIQREFPEQADSWDDPESRRQFLKLMAASLALAGVSGCAFQPQEKIVPYVKAPEEMVQGKPLFFATSMSLAGDCIGLLVESQEGRPIKIEGNALHPASPASLTTETIETLKGIASDPDASPINTTVGSTDQFCQAELLSLYDPDRSQTVLRNGRPKTWEDFQVAMLEQYEQLKAKGQGEGLRILTRPISSPTLRAQIQGLLDEFPNARWIQYEPVNRDHARDGAIRAFGEDRQAILHVDRADRLVTLDADFLAFGPGHLVHARGYADRRNPDHPDGMSRHYAVECNLTLTGSNADHRLPLPASRVKDFALMLARELGISGLPEPSVSLPDEASRWIGPLARDLSEHPGASLVVAGEGQPPVVHALAFAINETLGNFGKTIEWIEPIVESVNQGESLQGLVNDLNTGAVDTLVMLEVNPVYDAPSDLNFREALIDAENTLRVHLGLYLDETGELCQWHVPQAHFLEAWGDGRAFDGTATLAQPLIAPLFGGRSSLEVVAAIRGDRNPDGRALLEAFWQNELEEGSSGEVSGSSGFARRWRRCLHDGLIEGTAFAPVDVSISDTASLATVEDFEPTEGDLELVLAPDPTIFDGRFANNAWLQECPKPITKLTWDNALMVPVSMVDEASTGPLAGLQTGDVVGLTVGTLTLDVPIFVMPGHAEGAVTLHLGYGRVRAGRVGNGTGFNAYTVRSSAAPWIIPGVSLNRTNQKYELASTQLQGSIDGRDLYREATLETYQSQPDFAHLNQHFSARFGETTDSLYPEFDYSADRGEGWNGHPGYAWGMTVDLNRCVGCAACVVACQAENNIPVVGKREVIRGRVMHWMEVDRYFAIETPAGQEPALNNPKIAFQPRFCMHCEKAPCEPVCPVGATVHDHEGLNNMVYNRCVGTRYCSNNCPYKVRKFNFLNYPEIQLKESELGSGFSPLVLLNNTDVSVRSRGIMEKCTYCVQRIYEGKIQSEIEGRRVRDGEIVTACQAACPTQALVFGDLNDETAQVTRLKKSPRNYGMLAEDLNTRPRTTYLARVTNPNPEIATA, from the coding sequence ATGAGAGAGTCCCAGCACGCTCCGAAGCGGACGCCTTTGAACCTGGCTCGCCTTCGCACACAACTCGAGGGCGCAACCGGGCCTCGGTACTGGCGTGGCCTTGAGCAATTGACCGAGACGGACGAATTCCTCAGCTATATTCAGCGGGAATTCCCTGAGCAGGCAGACTCCTGGGATGATCCAGAGAGTCGCCGTCAATTTCTCAAGTTGATGGCCGCATCGCTTGCCCTTGCCGGAGTGAGTGGTTGCGCGTTTCAGCCTCAGGAGAAGATTGTTCCTTACGTCAAGGCTCCTGAAGAGATGGTTCAGGGGAAGCCGCTCTTTTTTGCGACTTCTATGAGTCTTGCTGGTGATTGCATCGGACTCCTGGTCGAGAGTCAGGAAGGTCGCCCGATCAAAATCGAAGGAAATGCCCTACATCCGGCTTCTCCTGCGAGTCTGACGACCGAGACAATCGAAACGTTAAAGGGAATCGCCTCCGATCCTGACGCATCCCCGATCAATACAACGGTAGGATCGACGGATCAGTTCTGTCAGGCTGAATTGCTTTCACTTTATGATCCGGATCGCTCGCAAACGGTGCTTCGCAATGGCAGGCCGAAGACCTGGGAAGATTTCCAGGTTGCCATGCTTGAGCAATACGAGCAGCTGAAAGCAAAGGGGCAGGGGGAGGGGCTTCGAATTCTCACTCGCCCCATTTCCTCTCCCACGCTTCGAGCACAGATTCAGGGTCTGCTCGACGAGTTCCCGAACGCTCGCTGGATTCAGTATGAGCCTGTGAACCGAGATCATGCTCGGGACGGAGCCATTCGGGCATTCGGTGAAGATCGACAGGCGATTCTCCATGTTGATCGCGCCGATCGACTCGTGACACTTGACGCGGACTTCCTGGCGTTCGGCCCGGGACATCTCGTTCATGCTCGCGGTTATGCTGACCGTCGGAACCCCGACCATCCTGATGGGATGAGCCGGCATTACGCTGTCGAGTGCAACCTGACGTTGACTGGGTCGAACGCGGATCATCGGCTGCCTCTGCCTGCAAGTCGAGTCAAGGATTTTGCCTTGATGCTCGCCAGGGAATTGGGAATCTCGGGACTCCCTGAGCCTTCAGTGTCCTTACCCGATGAGGCCAGTCGATGGATTGGCCCGTTGGCTCGCGATTTGAGTGAGCATCCTGGGGCTTCGCTCGTGGTTGCCGGAGAAGGCCAACCACCGGTCGTTCACGCCTTAGCCTTCGCCATCAATGAGACCCTTGGAAATTTTGGGAAGACGATCGAGTGGATCGAACCGATCGTCGAGTCGGTCAACCAAGGGGAATCACTCCAGGGGTTGGTGAATGACCTGAACACCGGCGCGGTTGACACCCTGGTCATGCTTGAAGTCAACCCTGTCTATGATGCTCCCTCGGATCTGAATTTCCGAGAAGCGCTCATTGATGCGGAAAACACCCTTCGTGTTCATCTCGGCCTCTATTTGGATGAGACAGGAGAGCTTTGCCAGTGGCATGTTCCTCAGGCCCATTTCCTGGAAGCGTGGGGAGATGGTCGGGCTTTCGATGGAACGGCAACTCTGGCGCAACCACTGATCGCGCCTCTGTTCGGCGGACGATCGAGCCTCGAAGTCGTCGCGGCGATCCGAGGGGATCGGAATCCCGACGGTCGAGCCTTGCTCGAAGCGTTCTGGCAAAATGAACTTGAGGAAGGCTCAAGCGGTGAGGTCTCTGGATCGAGCGGGTTTGCTCGAAGATGGCGGCGATGTCTTCACGACGGATTAATCGAAGGAACCGCTTTCGCTCCCGTTGACGTCTCGATTTCCGACACTGCCTCACTGGCGACTGTGGAAGACTTCGAACCCACTGAAGGCGACCTCGAACTCGTCCTTGCTCCCGACCCAACGATTTTCGACGGGCGATTCGCCAACAATGCCTGGCTTCAGGAATGTCCCAAGCCCATTACCAAGCTTACATGGGACAATGCCTTGATGGTGCCCGTCTCAATGGTGGACGAGGCGTCTACCGGACCTCTCGCAGGTTTGCAGACGGGGGACGTGGTTGGGCTGACCGTCGGAACGCTGACACTGGACGTACCGATCTTTGTGATGCCTGGCCATGCCGAGGGAGCCGTGACGCTCCATCTTGGATACGGCCGAGTGCGGGCTGGCCGTGTCGGCAACGGCACTGGATTCAATGCCTATACCGTTCGATCCTCCGCGGCACCCTGGATTATTCCTGGTGTTTCGCTTAATCGAACAAATCAAAAATATGAACTCGCGTCCACGCAACTGCAAGGTTCAATTGATGGGCGAGATCTCTACCGTGAAGCAACCCTGGAAACGTACCAGTCCCAACCGGATTTTGCTCACCTGAATCAGCATTTCTCTGCTCGGTTTGGTGAGACGACAGACTCTCTCTATCCCGAGTTTGATTATTCTGCGGACCGCGGTGAAGGGTGGAATGGTCATCCAGGGTATGCCTGGGGGATGACCGTGGATCTGAACCGCTGTGTGGGCTGTGCCGCTTGCGTCGTGGCCTGTCAGGCGGAGAACAATATTCCGGTCGTCGGCAAGCGAGAGGTGATTCGCGGTCGGGTCATGCACTGGATGGAGGTGGACCGCTATTTTGCGATCGAAACACCCGCTGGTCAGGAGCCTGCGCTCAACAACCCTAAGATTGCCTTTCAGCCGCGATTCTGCATGCATTGCGAGAAAGCCCCGTGCGAGCCGGTTTGCCCTGTCGGTGCAACCGTCCACGATCACGAGGGGCTCAACAATATGGTTTACAACCGCTGCGTTGGCACGCGGTACTGCAGTAACAACTGCCCCTACAAGGTTCGAAAGTTCAATTTCCTGAACTATCCCGAAATCCAACTCAAAGAATCCGAGCTTGGTTCGGGCTTCTCTCCTCTGGTGCTCCTGAACAACACCGATGTGTCGGTGCGATCCCGGGGCATCATGGAGAAGTGCACCTACTGTGTTCAACGTATCTATGAAGGCAAGATCCAGTCGGAGATCGAAGGGCGACGCGTGCGGGACGGCGAGATCGTCACTGCCTGTCAGGCCGCCTGTCCGACCCAGGCTCTGGTCTTTGGAGATCTGAACGACGAAACGGCGCAGGTGACCCGGCTCAAAAAGTCGCCGCGCAATTACGGAATGCTGGCCGAGGATCTCAACACTCGGCCTCGCACGACGTACCTGGCTCGCGTGACCAACCCGAATCCCGAGATCGCGACGGCGTGA
- a CDS encoding c-type cytochrome, whose translation MNPRNRPFRRQSDRRRGFPLVILILGALGIGGCRTEMYDQPRYDTFQASDFFADGLSARPLVAGTVARGWSRTDEHLYYGQENGQLATSFPFPVDETVLERGRDQYTVFCSPCHGGLGDGQGMIVQRGMPKPPSLHEQRLRDIPVGHVYDVITRGYGAMYSYAHRIKPHDRWAVVAYIKALQLSQNAPIDTLDEADRQRVQQSQETAQ comes from the coding sequence ATGAACCCCCGGAATCGACCATTTCGGCGGCAATCTGATCGACGACGAGGGTTCCCCCTCGTGATCCTGATCCTTGGGGCTTTGGGGATTGGTGGGTGTCGCACGGAGATGTACGACCAGCCTCGGTACGACACCTTTCAAGCGAGCGACTTTTTCGCAGATGGACTCTCAGCTCGTCCCCTCGTGGCTGGGACCGTCGCACGCGGGTGGTCACGCACTGACGAACATCTTTATTACGGTCAAGAAAACGGTCAACTCGCGACCTCGTTTCCCTTCCCGGTTGACGAGACCGTTCTTGAACGTGGAAGGGATCAATATACCGTTTTTTGTTCACCTTGCCACGGTGGCCTCGGTGACGGCCAAGGGATGATCGTACAGCGGGGAATGCCAAAGCCTCCGAGTCTTCACGAACAGCGCCTCCGCGATATTCCGGTTGGTCATGTCTACGACGTTATCACTCGAGGCTATGGAGCAATGTATTCCTACGCTCATCGAATCAAGCCTCACGACCGATGGGCGGTGGTGGCGTATATCAAGGCACTTCAACTTAGCCAGAACGCTCCGATTGACACCCTTGATGAGGCCGACCGGCAACGGGTGCAGCAGTCCCAGGAGACGGCCCAGTGA
- the nrfD gene encoding NrfD/PsrC family molybdoenzyme membrane anchor subunit, which yields MASENDQTGRTGAAELPIIGPGHTFATVSDKLTAVVLLDRIRKSWVLGLAISFAFVMLFLMSVTVLFLKGTGIWGLNVPVMWGFAIVNFVWWIGIGHAGTLISAILLLLRQEWRTSINRFAEAMTLFAVACAGMFPILHLGRPWVFYWLMPYPNTMALWPQFRSPLVFDVFAVSTYATVSLLFWYVGLLPDLANLRDRAKNKIAQLIYGVMSMGWRGSARHWARYQTSYLLLAGLATPLVVSVHTIVSYDFAVSVVPGWHTTVFPPYFVAGAIFSGFAMVLTLAIPLRAVYDLKDFITDRHLDNMAKVMLATGLIVAYGYLMEDFIAWYGENEYEFFMMLGPGRPFGPYWAFYWALIACNIVIPQLLWFKFARRNVIVLWLISILVNVGMWLERFIIVVTSLSQDFVPANWQEYTPTFWDWSLYLGTIGVFFCLLFLFIRVLPAIAISEMQELAYEVDHRKNLGNDGHGKSNSSHA from the coding sequence ATGGCAAGTGAGAACGATCAGACGGGGCGGACTGGCGCTGCAGAGCTGCCGATCATTGGCCCTGGGCATACCTTCGCGACGGTCTCGGACAAGCTCACTGCGGTTGTCCTTCTCGACCGGATTCGTAAGAGCTGGGTCCTCGGCCTTGCGATCTCATTCGCGTTTGTAATGCTGTTCCTGATGTCCGTGACCGTTCTTTTTCTGAAGGGCACGGGCATCTGGGGCCTCAACGTCCCCGTGATGTGGGGCTTTGCAATTGTCAATTTCGTTTGGTGGATCGGTATTGGCCACGCTGGTACCTTGATTTCAGCCATCTTGCTACTCTTGCGGCAAGAGTGGCGAACCTCGATCAATCGGTTCGCTGAGGCGATGACTCTGTTTGCCGTCGCCTGTGCTGGCATGTTTCCAATTCTCCACCTCGGCCGGCCCTGGGTGTTCTATTGGCTTATGCCGTATCCGAACACCATGGCGCTCTGGCCGCAATTTCGAAGCCCTCTTGTTTTCGACGTCTTTGCGGTTTCAACCTATGCAACAGTCTCGCTCCTCTTCTGGTACGTCGGCCTGCTCCCTGACCTCGCCAATCTCCGAGACCGCGCGAAAAACAAGATTGCACAGCTGATTTACGGCGTGATGTCGATGGGCTGGCGAGGTTCTGCCAGGCACTGGGCTCGGTATCAGACGTCGTACTTACTCCTTGCGGGACTCGCGACCCCTCTGGTCGTCTCCGTGCACACGATTGTGTCTTACGACTTCGCTGTGAGCGTGGTTCCTGGATGGCATACGACGGTTTTCCCGCCTTACTTCGTTGCCGGAGCGATTTTCTCAGGCTTTGCCATGGTACTGACCCTGGCGATCCCTCTTCGAGCTGTATACGACCTGAAAGACTTCATCACTGATCGTCATCTTGACAACATGGCCAAGGTCATGCTGGCGACAGGACTCATCGTTGCTTACGGCTATTTAATGGAGGACTTCATTGCCTGGTACGGTGAGAATGAATACGAGTTCTTCATGATGCTCGGACCAGGACGTCCTTTCGGACCATACTGGGCATTTTACTGGGCGCTCATTGCCTGCAACATCGTGATTCCGCAACTGCTTTGGTTCAAGTTTGCTCGTCGCAACGTGATCGTGCTTTGGCTGATCTCGATCCTGGTGAACGTCGGCATGTGGCTGGAACGATTCATCATTGTGGTGACGAGCTTGAGCCAGGATTTCGTTCCCGCCAATTGGCAGGAGTACACCCCAACCTTCTGGGATTGGTCGCTCTACCTCGGAACGATCGGCGTTTTCTTCTGCCTGCTGTTCCTCTTTATCCGGGTCCTGCCTGCGATTGCGATCAGCGAGATGCAGGAACTGGCTTACGAGGTGGACCATCGCAAGAATCTTGGCAACGACGGACACGGCAAGAGCAACTCGTCGCACGCCTGA
- a CDS encoding SCO family protein yields the protein MLALMVMVGPFGTTSLFGQPSPTRTERPELTPQPGILSRVNFEQKPGSQVPLDLVFVNELGDSVRLGDLIGDRPVILNLVYFDCPLLCNQVLDGLVRSLNVLNDYTVGQAFDVISVSINPNDSPESAMAKESAVMRAYHFSGDEARKGWHFLTTKDEATIGKLADSVGFSYSYNPQSKLYAHAAGLVFLTPEGKVSRYVYGISYPARNLRLALTDASNGTIGGVAEQALLLCYVYDPESGTYSFAIMNVVRFLGIFTVLSLGSFMIVMFVRDRRRASVSPAAMIPTSNAHLDR from the coding sequence GTGCTGGCCTTGATGGTGATGGTGGGTCCGTTTGGAACCACATCACTCTTCGGCCAGCCTTCGCCAACGCGAACGGAACGGCCTGAACTCACGCCACAGCCAGGGATTCTCAGTAGGGTCAATTTTGAGCAGAAACCAGGTTCTCAGGTCCCACTTGATCTCGTCTTCGTCAATGAACTGGGTGATTCGGTTCGTCTTGGAGACCTCATTGGTGACCGCCCCGTGATTCTCAACCTCGTTTATTTCGATTGCCCCCTCCTTTGTAATCAGGTGCTTGATGGCTTGGTTCGGAGTCTAAACGTCCTCAATGATTACACTGTTGGTCAGGCATTCGACGTGATCAGCGTCAGCATTAACCCCAACGATTCTCCTGAGTCTGCCATGGCCAAAGAATCGGCGGTGATGCGGGCCTATCATTTCTCCGGAGATGAAGCGAGGAAGGGCTGGCATTTTCTCACGACCAAGGATGAAGCGACGATTGGCAAACTCGCCGACTCTGTCGGGTTTTCTTACAGCTACAATCCTCAATCGAAGCTCTATGCCCACGCCGCTGGCCTGGTATTTCTGACCCCAGAGGGCAAAGTCTCTCGGTACGTCTACGGGATCAGTTATCCTGCTCGTAATTTGAGACTGGCATTGACCGATGCTTCGAACGGAACGATTGGTGGCGTGGCCGAGCAAGCCCTGCTGCTTTGCTACGTCTACGACCCGGAGAGCGGGACGTACAGTTTCGCGATCATGAATGTGGTCCGTTTTCTGGGCATCTTTACTGTGCTCAGTCTTGGCTCATTCATGATCGTCATGTTTGTCAGGGACCGGCGGAGGGCATCGGTTTCCCCCGCAGCGATGATTCCGACATCGAACGCCCACTTGGACCGTTAA
- a CDS encoding cytochrome c oxidase subunit 3, whose translation MSSPSATVHDNTYGQDDTYLYHHFEDLQQQHESSSLGMWAFLSTEVLFFGGVLGAFAVVQTLYGPAMKAASSHLDPILGAYNTAVLLVSSLAMALAVRASQLRQQRNTVLFLIATIVLGSVFLAVKAYEWNHDYHLGLVPGINFDLERYPGRQILFWSFYFTLTGIHALHMVIGIVIIAIMAVLVQRRWFSGGGATQIEMLGLYWHFVDIVWVFLYPILYLINR comes from the coding sequence TTGTCTAGCCCATCGGCGACCGTACACGACAATACCTATGGTCAGGACGATACGTACCTGTACCACCACTTCGAGGATCTGCAACAGCAGCACGAGAGTTCCAGCCTCGGCATGTGGGCGTTTCTCTCGACCGAAGTTCTCTTTTTCGGGGGGGTTCTGGGTGCCTTTGCGGTTGTCCAGACCCTCTACGGGCCTGCGATGAAGGCTGCCAGTTCGCACCTGGATCCGATTTTGGGTGCGTACAACACAGCCGTTCTACTGGTTTCCAGTCTGGCCATGGCTCTTGCCGTACGTGCCTCCCAGCTTCGGCAACAGCGAAACACCGTCCTCTTTTTGATTGCGACGATTGTCCTAGGTTCGGTCTTCCTTGCAGTCAAGGCGTACGAGTGGAATCACGATTACCACCTGGGTTTGGTTCCAGGGATCAATTTCGATCTGGAGCGTTATCCAGGTCGTCAGATTCTCTTCTGGTCGTTCTACTTCACACTCACGGGTATCCATGCCTTGCACATGGTCATCGGCATTGTGATCATCGCAATCATGGCTGTCCTCGTTCAACGGCGTTGGTTTTCTGGCGGTGGTGCCACCCAGATCGAGATGCTCGGCCTTTACTGGCACTTCGTTGACATCGTCTGGGTTTTTCTCTACCCAATCCTTTACTTGATTAACCGATGA
- the coxB gene encoding cytochrome c oxidase subunit II — protein MWEFPLFPDSASTFAPKVDALYIGLMIVSAAFTFAFCFFVLFFAVKYRRGSKADRSNIRDSSPLAEAIYITVPTLIGIGLFMWGAIIYFELVSPPGDSIEIYVTGKQWMWKAQHPEGSSEINELHIPAGKPVRLIMTSEDVIHSYYIPDFRAKQDVLPGRYTSMWFHPTKVGRFRLFCTEYCGTEHSRMGGWVTVMEPAAYEAWLEGSSETTGLAAEGEALFRQYHCSGCHGANSTVKAPPLEGVFGGPVPLLNDPKDPQSGSKIIVADERYVRDSILRPMEEVVAGYEPLMPSFAGQIPEDDLLKLVSYIKSIGRGRQTRTLTDRGMSEGEGAASNITDFMGGTSANGGTN, from the coding sequence ATGTGGGAATTCCCACTCTTCCCCGACTCAGCATCAACGTTCGCGCCGAAGGTCGATGCCCTCTACATCGGGCTCATGATCGTCAGCGCGGCGTTTACTTTCGCGTTCTGTTTCTTCGTGCTCTTCTTCGCCGTGAAATATCGGCGTGGTTCAAAAGCAGACCGATCAAACATTCGCGATTCGAGCCCATTGGCCGAAGCGATCTATATCACGGTCCCGACCTTGATCGGTATCGGCCTGTTCATGTGGGGGGCCATCATTTACTTCGAACTGGTCAGTCCTCCTGGGGACTCGATCGAAATCTACGTCACTGGAAAGCAGTGGATGTGGAAAGCTCAGCACCCGGAAGGCAGTAGTGAGATCAACGAGTTGCATATTCCTGCCGGGAAGCCAGTTCGTCTGATCATGACCTCCGAAGATGTTATTCACAGTTATTACATTCCCGATTTTCGAGCCAAACAGGACGTACTTCCTGGTCGCTACACATCGATGTGGTTCCATCCGACAAAGGTGGGACGATTCCGATTGTTCTGTACGGAATACTGTGGGACCGAGCACTCGAGGATGGGAGGGTGGGTGACTGTGATGGAACCTGCCGCCTATGAAGCCTGGCTTGAAGGAAGCAGTGAGACAACAGGGTTGGCAGCGGAGGGGGAGGCCCTGTTCCGCCAATATCACTGTAGCGGTTGTCACGGTGCAAACTCGACCGTGAAGGCTCCTCCGCTCGAAGGAGTGTTCGGTGGTCCAGTCCCTCTTCTGAATGATCCAAAGGATCCGCAGAGCGGCTCGAAGATTATCGTTGCGGATGAACGATATGTCCGTGATTCGATCCTTCGGCCGATGGAGGAAGTCGTCGCCGGTTATGAGCCCTTGATGCCCTCCTTTGCTGGCCAGATTCCGGAGGATGACCTTTTGAAACTGGTTTCCTACATCAAGTCGATTGGTCGAGGACGGCAAACCCGGACACTCACGGATCGTGGAATGTCAGAGGGAGAAGGAGCCGCATCCAACATTACCGACTTCATGGGTGGGACTTCAGCGAACGGAGGGACCAACTGA
- a CDS encoding FIST C-terminal domain-containing protein: MLQTIPPGDLQRVRAGLHLGRVMSGYQDTFQRGDFLVRSILGIDPRGGLIATELMRVGQTVRFHVRDAESAEEDLRELLNALDTDLPVAGLLFTGNGRGSRLFPRPDHDAATILELPGPIPVSGFLQWGKLARSVDVTSFMDSWPVSLSSIAPIRKKKKPTEIDSVGQEETNPISQGSKRIVVSLDRLHESHLSSTSGNLQSDARLLRLNSSSREQCQGQEAHQNMPRLPRGILPKQQSVRSIPDSGSLKGRKQ, translated from the coding sequence ATGCTTCAGACGATACCACCAGGTGATCTGCAACGGGTTCGAGCAGGTCTCCACCTGGGGCGTGTCATGAGTGGATATCAGGATACCTTTCAACGAGGGGATTTTCTGGTCCGAAGCATCTTGGGGATCGACCCTCGCGGAGGATTGATCGCTACCGAGTTGATGCGTGTTGGTCAGACCGTTCGGTTTCATGTGAGGGATGCCGAATCTGCCGAGGAAGATCTGCGAGAACTTCTCAACGCGCTCGACACCGATCTGCCGGTCGCAGGTCTCCTGTTCACCGGCAACGGAAGAGGCAGTCGACTCTTTCCTCGTCCCGATCACGATGCGGCAACGATTCTGGAACTGCCTGGCCCGATACCTGTCAGTGGTTTTTTGCAATGGGGGAAATTGGCCAGGTCGGTAGACGTAACTTCGTTCATGGATTCGTGGCCAGTCTCACTCTCTTCGATCGCACCGATTCGTAAGAAAAAAAAACCGACCGAGATTGACTCGGTCGGTCAGGAGGAAACAAACCCCATTTCGCAAGGATCGAAGAGAATCGTGGTAAGTCTCGACAGACTTCACGAATCTCACTTGAGCAGCACTAGTGGGAATCTCCAGAGTGATGCCCGCTTGCTTCGCCTGAATTCGAGTTCAAGAGAACAGTGTCAGGGTCAGGAAGCCCACCAAAATATGCCGAGGCTGCCTCGCGGGATTCTCCCGAAACAACAATCGGTGAGATCCATCCCCGACTCAGGAAGTCTGAAAGGGAGAAAGCAATGA
- a CDS encoding DUF3341 domain-containing protein: MDVTHPELYGYIAEFKSPSELVTAASKAREAGYRRMEAHSPFPVEGLAEAIGFRKNRIPAIVFTAGLLGGLGGFAMQYFASVIDYPVNIGGKPLNSWPAFIPVTFECTILAAAFAAVFGMLFLNGLPMPYHPVFSVEKFARASHDRFFLFIRWDDDQFHEQETRSFLEGFTPESLSEVHQ; the protein is encoded by the coding sequence ATGGACGTGACCCACCCAGAACTCTACGGGTACATCGCTGAGTTCAAATCGCCGTCCGAACTGGTCACTGCGGCGAGCAAAGCGCGAGAGGCCGGGTATCGGCGGATGGAGGCCCATTCCCCGTTCCCAGTGGAAGGGCTGGCCGAGGCAATCGGATTTCGGAAAAACCGAATTCCCGCGATCGTCTTCACGGCGGGTTTACTCGGTGGTCTTGGCGGTTTTGCCATGCAGTACTTCGCCTCTGTGATCGACTATCCGGTTAACATCGGAGGCAAACCGCTCAATAGCTGGCCGGCCTTCATTCCGGTGACCTTCGAATGTACGATTTTGGCCGCTGCTTTCGCAGCCGTCTTCGGTATGTTGTTTCTCAACGGGCTTCCGATGCCTTACCACCCGGTATTTAGCGTGGAAAAGTTCGCCCGCGCCTCTCACGACCGATTCTTCCTGTTTATTCGTTGGGACGACGATCAATTCCACGAACAGGAGACCCGTTCGTTTCTGGAGGGGTTCACGCCCGAATCGCTCTCGGAGGTGCACCAATGA